A DNA window from Fusarium fujikuroi IMI 58289 draft genome, chromosome FFUJ_chr11 contains the following coding sequences:
- a CDS encoding related to haloalkanoic acid dehalogenase has protein sequence MSYPDLTTFKALSFDCYGTLIDQESGMIRGLQPIISRLPSESDYKKNPVLLIQRFHELTQVLEEGEPTLRYGSIVSRSFKNLANELNVSVPEEEMSHLESLPGTWMPFPDTIPGLKILKKHYKLIILTNMDNANASSTLRHLQPAEFDKVYTAEDIGSYKPAKANFDYLFDHLRSDLSVDKDRGDLLHVARSLTADHVPAKRFGLRSVWISRGGDKKEGTGVGGDYERLKKSVAFEWRFDSIGKFAEEVERQFAEKTAYRKKVGAAA, from the coding sequence TGCTATGGCACATTGATAGACCAAGAGTCTGGTATGATCCGTGGCTTGCAGCCCATTATTAGTCGTCTTCCTTCCGAAAGCGATTACAAAAAGAATCCTGTTTTGTTGATTCAGCGCTTTCATGAGCTTACccaagttcttgaagaggGGGAGCCTACCCTACGCTACGGCAGCATCGTCTCGCGTTCGTTCAAGAATCTCGCCAACGAACTTAATGTTTCTGTACCTGAGGAGGAAATGAGCCATCTTGAGTCCCTACCCGGGACCTGGATGCCTTTTCCCGACACCATACCTGGCTTAAAAATTCTAAAGAAGCACTACAAGCTTATCATCCTCACTAACATGGATAACGCCAACGCCTCTTCAACTCTAAGGCATCTTCAGCCCGCTGAATTTGACAAGGTCTATACTGCCGAAGACATCGGTAGTTATAAACCCGCTAAGGCAAACTTCGACTACTTGTTTGATCACCTCAGAAGCGATCTGAGCGTCGACAAGGATCGCGGGGATTTACTACACGTAGCGAGAAGTTTGACTGCAGATCACGTTCCGGCCAAACGGTTCGGACTTAGAAGTGTTTGGATCTCTCGCGGTGGCGACAAGAAAGAGGGAACAGGTGTCGGAGGTGATTATGAGAGACTGAAAAAAAGTGTGGCGTTCGAATGGAGGTTTGATAGCATTGGGAAGTTTGCGGAAGAAGTCGAGAGACAATTCGCCGAGAAGACCGCGTATAGAAAGAAGGTTGGCGCTGCGGCCTGA